The genomic segment AATGGTTCTTTTACGTCAAGAACTGCTATTAAAAAAGTGCCACATTTAGGAGGAAAAGCCTTTGAGCAATCTGCAGGTTTTTTACGAATTAAAAATGGTAAAAATCCTTTGGACGATTCTGGAGTGCATCCAGAAAACTATGCTTTGGTTGATAGAATGGCAAAAGATGTAAAGGTAAAAGTGGCAGATTTGATTGGACATAAAGAAATTCTTCAACAAATAAATTTAAAAAACTATATTTCTGAAACCATTGGTTTGCCAACTTTAAAAGATATTATTAAAGAATTAGAAAAACCAGGAGTAGACCCAAGAGAAAAAGCAAAAGCATTTTCTTTTGACCAAAATATCAAATCAATTTCCGATGTAAGAACTGGACAAATTTTACCAGGAATTGTAAATAACATCACCAATTTTGGCTGTTTTGTAGATATCGGAATTAAAGAAAGTGGCTTAATTCACGTTTCTAATTTATCGGATACTTTTGTAAAAGATGTGAATGCTATTGTGTCTTTAAATCAGCAAATTTTAATAAAAGTATTGGAAGTTGATGTTGTTAGGAAGCGGATTCAACTGGCTTTGGTGAAATAATAAAATTGCCACGAATTCAAGAATTATAAATTTAACATGAAAAATCTTTGATTTTTAAAATTTGTGCATTCGTGACTCAATTAAAAAACACATAAAATTTTCTATTATTAAATTCCTTATCTTTATCAAAAGATAAAAACAATCTGGATATTCAAGGCATAAAATTAGAATTAATAAAACAAATTCTAAATATTGAAAAAACTGAATTGATTGAGAAAGTTGCAAATCTTATAAAAGAAGAAAAAAAAGAATTTTGGAATGAATTAAGTTTGGCTCAAAAAGAAGAAATTGAAAAAGCAGATTTAGAAATTCTTAATGAAGAAACTACTGATTATGAAACTTTTATTTCTTCTCATAGAAATAGTAAATTAGAGTTTATTAAAGAATTTATCAATTTAAAAGATAAAGAAACTATTAATAAACTTGAAAATATTCTTTGGCAAAAAAATGATTTCTGGCATAAATTAAGCCCTACTCAAAAAGACGAAATAAATCTGGGAATCAAACAATTAAATGAAGGAAAAAGATATTCTTACGAAGCTGTTTTGAAAGAAATTTCTTAATGAATATTTATTTTTCTGAAATCGCAAAATTTAGGTTTAAAAAGTTAACAGATTATTTATTAGAAAACTGGAACTTACAAGTTAAAAACGATTTTCTTAAAAAATTTGATCTTAAAATTTCGCAAATAAAAACGCATCCTTATAATTGTATAGAATCTTTTGAATACAAAGGACTTTATAAATGCGTAATCACTAAACAAACAACTTTATTTTATCGAGTTTCTGAAAAACTTCAAGAAATAGAAATAATTACAATCTTCGACACCAAACAAAACCCTAATAAGTTATACAAGGATTTATAAAACTTACTAAATATTTTCTTACTTTCGACCTCCAAAGAATAAGCAACATTGAAAGTCTGTATTGCCGAGAAACCAAGTGTAGCAAGAGAAATTGCTAATATTCTAGGAGCCAACACAAAACGTGATGGTTTCTACGAAGGAAATGGCTATGCTGTTACCTACACTTTCGGACATTTATGCACACTTTTAGAGCCTAAAGATTACAAACCTCATTGGAAAAGTTGGGATTTAAACAACTTACCCATGCTTCCAGAACGTTTTGACACCAAAGTTACTGGCGATTCTGGAATTAAAAAGCAATTCGATATTGTAAAAAGTCTCTTTGAAAAAGCAAATGTTGTTATTAATTGTGGGGATGCAGGAACAGAAGGAGAACTCATTCAACGTTGGGTAATTAACCAATGTAACTATAAAGGAAAAGTACAACGTTTATGGATTTCATCTTTAACTGAAGAAGCGATAAAAGAAGGTTTCAACAATTTAAAACCTGCTGAACAATATGATAATTTGTATTATGCAGGATATTCCAGAGCCATTGGAGATTGGCTTTTAGGTTTGAATGCAACTCGTTTATACACCGTAAAATTTGGTGGTTACAAACAAGTTTTATCAGTCGGAAGAGTGCAAACTCCTACCCTAGCCATGTTGGTGAATCGTTTTGAGGAAATTCGTAATTTTAAACCACAACCTTATTGGGAATTGCAAACTACCTACAGAAATACACTTTTTAATTATGAAGAGGGGCGCTTTCTAAAACAAGAAGATGGGCAAGTTCTAGCAGATAAAGTAGCACAACATAATTTTGAAATTGTTTCTGTTACCAAAAAGAAAGGTAAAGAATACGCGCCTAAATTGTTCGATTTAACAGGTTTACAAGTGTATTGTAACAATAAATTCGGGTTTTCTGCGGATGAAACCTTAAAAATGGTTCAGAAGTTATATGAGATGAAAGTAGTAACCTATCCAAGAGTTGATACTACTTTTTTACCCAATGATGTGTATCCAAAAGTTGCAGGAATTTTATCGAAATTAACTAATTATAGTAAATTAACAGAACCACTTTTAGGAAAGAAAATAAAAAAATCGAAACGTGTTTTTGATGATAAAAAAGTAACAGATCACCATGCCATAATTCCAACAGGAATTCAGGGTAATTTACAATACAATCAGCAACAAGTATATGATATTATTACCCGAAGATTTATTGGTGTTTTTTATCCAGATTCAAATGTTTCCAATACTACCGTAATTGGAAAAGCTGCGGATGTTCCTTTTAAAACAACAGGAAAAGAAATCTTAACCAAAGGTTGGCGAGTAGTTTTTGATAAAAATTATCAAGAAGATAAGATTTCTATACAAGGTCGAAATGACAAAAGTAACCCTAATGTCATTTCGAGTAATCCCGAAATTTCGGGAGAGAAATCTCAAAATAAAGATGCTAAAAGTTTACTACCAAA from the Polaribacter cellanae genome contains:
- a CDS encoding type II toxin-antitoxin system RelE/ParE family toxin, producing the protein MNIYFSEIAKFRFKKLTDYLLENWNLQVKNDFLKKFDLKISQIKTHPYNCIESFEYKGLYKCVITKQTTLFYRVSEKLQEIEIITIFDTKQNPNKLYKDL
- a CDS encoding type IA DNA topoisomerase, coding for MKVCIAEKPSVAREIANILGANTKRDGFYEGNGYAVTYTFGHLCTLLEPKDYKPHWKSWDLNNLPMLPERFDTKVTGDSGIKKQFDIVKSLFEKANVVINCGDAGTEGELIQRWVINQCNYKGKVQRLWISSLTEEAIKEGFNNLKPAEQYDNLYYAGYSRAIGDWLLGLNATRLYTVKFGGYKQVLSVGRVQTPTLAMLVNRFEEIRNFKPQPYWELQTTYRNTLFNYEEGRFLKQEDGQVLADKVAQHNFEIVSVTKKKGKEYAPKLFDLTGLQVYCNNKFGFSADETLKMVQKLYEMKVVTYPRVDTTFLPNDVYPKVAGILSKLTNYSKLTEPLLGKKIKKSKRVFDDKKVTDHHAIIPTGIQGNLQYNQQQVYDIITRRFIGVFYPDSNVSNTTVIGKAADVPFKTTGKEILTKGWRVVFDKNYQEDKISIQGRNDKSNPNVISSNPEISGEKSQNKDAKSLLPNFVKGEKGPHEPSFLEKETKPPRNFTEASLLRAMETAGKQVDDDEMRELMKENGIGRPSTRASIIETLFKRKYIERKKKLVLPTQTGIDLINIIDNELLKSAELTGRWEKRLKEIERGEFNAGTFINNMKKMVDELVYEVRSNTSKKRISSNKAVNSSTIEKSPQGRNDKKKKQVAGKTCPKCKKGHLLKGSTAFGCSEYKNNCDLKIPFEIYGKKVSENQIIRLIDKGCTTNLKGFKTEAGKIEGLVRFDDRFNLKLEPKQKAIAKKSESENEISLQGRNDKNKISCPKCKKGTILKGKTAYGCSNYKNGCDFVFTFDTIKKIANGKPLTKELVIEIISK